One stretch of Nitrosococcus watsonii C-113 DNA includes these proteins:
- a CDS encoding L,D-transpeptidase yields the protein MKPEAYICIYFLEQRLILRRRRKVLFESPVSLAKNGLGEEIGSECTPRGWHQIRAKVGAGCPVNTVFRGRRPTGEIYTPELGRAYPERDWILTRILWLGGLEAGKNRFGRVDTLRRYIYIHGVPDAAVMGLPGSHGCIRIHNGPVLELFKQVRPGMRVFIS from the coding sequence ATAAAACCAGAGGCTTATATTTGTATCTATTTCTTGGAACAGCGGCTTATTCTAAGGAGGAGACGGAAAGTATTGTTTGAGTCGCCTGTCTCCCTGGCAAAAAACGGTTTAGGTGAGGAAATAGGGAGCGAGTGCACGCCTCGGGGGTGGCACCAGATCCGCGCTAAAGTTGGTGCCGGTTGTCCCGTGAATACCGTATTCCGGGGGCGGCGGCCAACAGGTGAGATTTATACTCCTGAGCTGGGGCGAGCCTATCCGGAGCGGGATTGGATATTAACGCGAATTTTATGGCTAGGTGGTTTGGAAGCGGGTAAAAATCGTTTCGGCAGGGTAGACACTCTGCGCCGGTATATTTATATCCATGGGGTTCCGGATGCAGCGGTTATGGGCCTGCCGGGTTCCCATGGCTGTATTCGCATCCATAACGGACCCGTGCTTGAATTGTTTAAGCAGGTAAGGCCGGGAATGCGGGTATTCATTAGCTAA
- a CDS encoding ABC transporter permease, translating into MKGAWLPTGILLVWAALALLGPWWGLQPNAIHLEWILKPPCPESWLGFDDLGRPLWDRLVVGARTSFLVAVGVVATAGFLGTLVGTLSGYLGGWWDHGIARIMDIFLAFPGILLAIALAGILGPGIDNVVFALAAVGWVGYARLARAQVLSLRHYEHIQAAIALGSGTLHIVGRHLLPLILAPLIVEATFGVAGVVVAEAGLSFLGLGVQPPAASWGSMIRDGTRYLLVAPHMVLVPGVALMLVVLAINLLGDWLRDRLDVRRPRGK; encoded by the coding sequence ATGAAGGGCGCGTGGTTGCCCACGGGAATCCTGCTGGTATGGGCGGCACTTGCCTTACTAGGACCTTGGTGGGGGCTACAACCTAATGCTATCCATTTAGAATGGATATTAAAACCTCCCTGTCCGGAATCCTGGTTGGGTTTCGATGATTTGGGCCGGCCCTTGTGGGATCGCTTGGTCGTTGGCGCCCGGACCTCTTTTCTAGTAGCGGTGGGTGTGGTGGCTACCGCCGGATTTCTTGGCACCTTAGTAGGAACCCTAAGTGGCTATCTGGGAGGTTGGTGGGATCATGGGATCGCCCGGATAATGGATATTTTTCTAGCGTTCCCCGGTATCTTGCTGGCTATTGCCCTGGCAGGCATTCTAGGGCCGGGGATTGACAATGTGGTATTTGCTTTGGCCGCGGTGGGATGGGTTGGCTATGCGCGCCTGGCACGGGCGCAGGTCCTGAGTCTTCGGCACTATGAACATATACAAGCGGCCATTGCCCTGGGAAGCGGAACCCTGCATATTGTGGGGCGGCATTTGTTGCCTTTGATTCTGGCGCCGTTGATTGTGGAGGCCACCTTTGGGGTGGCAGGGGTAGTCGTGGCGGAAGCGGGACTGTCTTTCCTTGGACTGGGAGTACAGCCGCCAGCGGCTTCTTGGGGCAGCATGATCCGGGATGGAACCCGTTATCTTCTGGTCGCACCCCATATGGTATTAGTCCCAGGAGTAGCGCTGATGTTGGTGGTATTGGCCATCAATCTCTTGGGAGATTGGCTGCGGGATCGGCTGGATGTAAGGCGGCCAAGAGGAAAATAG
- the nagZ gene encoding beta-N-acetylhexosaminidase: MTLGPLMVDLKGVTLDSEERAWLGHPWVGGVILFSRNYESPEQIAALIKAIHALKKPRLLVAVDHEGGRVQRFRDGFTLLPSASLLGKLYDRDQRQAQRLAMTTGWLMAVELRAIGVDVSFAPVLDLAQGVSAVIGDRAFHAEPDAVIALARAYIRGMAWAGMAAVGKHFPGHGSVVADSHTVLPVDERPWRQIRERDLLPFEYLVKAGLPAVMPAHVCYASVDARPAGFSPFWLETVLRGQLGFQGAIISDDLSMAGAAEVGNMSARVRTVLGAGCDMALVCNDPDGYALLLDELNGDPYPQIPARLLRLYGRYPLTRSRLYRSPAWQKAVRTLAAYGKF, from the coding sequence ATGACTCTAGGCCCTTTGATGGTTGATTTAAAAGGCGTAACCCTGGACTCGGAGGAACGGGCGTGGTTAGGGCATCCTTGGGTGGGCGGAGTCATTTTATTTAGCCGTAACTATGAATCGCCGGAACAAATCGCAGCGTTGATCAAGGCGATTCACGCACTCAAGAAACCTCGTCTATTGGTAGCTGTGGATCATGAAGGAGGACGTGTACAGCGTTTCCGGGATGGTTTTACCCTTTTACCGTCGGCCTCTCTCCTGGGTAAGCTTTATGATCGGGATCAGCGCCAAGCCCAGCGTTTAGCAATGACAACCGGCTGGCTAATGGCGGTTGAGTTGCGAGCAATTGGCGTTGATGTTAGTTTTGCCCCCGTCTTGGATTTAGCTCAGGGAGTCAGCGCGGTGATAGGGGATCGAGCCTTTCACGCAGAGCCTGACGCCGTGATAGCCTTAGCTAGAGCTTATATCCGAGGGATGGCCTGGGCGGGCATGGCTGCGGTGGGTAAACACTTTCCGGGACATGGGTCAGTGGTGGCCGACTCCCATACGGTGCTCCCCGTGGATGAACGTCCCTGGCGGCAGATTCGGGAGAGGGATCTCTTGCCCTTTGAATATCTGGTGAAAGCCGGCTTACCAGCAGTCATGCCCGCCCACGTGTGCTATGCTTCAGTGGATGCCCGCCCCGCCGGTTTTTCCCCTTTCTGGCTGGAGACCGTCTTGCGTGGGCAACTGGGCTTTCAAGGCGCCATTATTAGCGATGATTTGAGCATGGCTGGCGCAGCGGAAGTAGGGAATATGAGCGCGCGGGTACGGACGGTTTTAGGTGCCGGCTGCGATATGGCCTTAGTCTGTAATGATCCTGACGGTTATGCTCTCTTATTGGATGAGCTGAACGGGGACCCTTACCCTCAGATTCCCGCCCGCCTGCTTCGGCTCTATGGCCGCTATCCGCTAACCCGCTCCCGGTTATACCGTAGCCCCGCCTGGCAAAAAGCGGTGCGGACGCTTGCTGCCTACGGCAAGTTTTAG
- a CDS encoding IS630 transposase-related protein, translated as MLYFLDFRKNVVSFIEEGGSRREAGRLFKISRNTLYRWWTSEGLCPKRHGPRYRKLDKAALKGHVQDYPDAKLSERGAHFGVHTRAIGSSLRQKKSA; from the coding sequence ATACTATATTTCTTAGACTTTCGTAAAAATGTGGTGAGCTTTATCGAAGAGGGCGGAAGCCGGAGAGAAGCCGGGCGCCTATTCAAAATATCCCGTAACACACTATATCGCTGGTGGACGAGTGAAGGTTTATGCCCTAAGCGGCATGGGCCTCGTTATCGAAAGCTGGATAAGGCGGCATTAAAGGGCCATGTTCAGGATTATCCTGATGCTAAACTTTCAGAGCGCGGCGCTCACTTTGGCGTTCATACCCGTGCAATTGGGTCCAGTCTGCGCCAGAAAAAAAGCGCGTAG
- a CDS encoding lysophospholipid acyltransferase family protein translates to MGLLSRLRREFKDLLELVVLPGTAIFLPWPWCFRFYRYCSQQSWLYRALTEQSLAAARKIIPIDDPARWCATYRLTQLVDHGDLYLSRFRSDRWLRKYLDLTGANWPKHPSFLAITFHWGTGLWSLRHLRSHGIATAFLSARFDKSSFVKRRIAYYYSRLRTREVERAGLTKVIYKGGSVPRLLEAFRQGKAVAALIDVPPREVGTCLPVTLFQRRAWWPSGLIGLAVREHIPVVAFTVALDPETGRRCLHITAPLPAHDPQQLAEVLAGYFSEAMSRDSPAWHFWWLVEEFFKYEI, encoded by the coding sequence GTGGGATTATTAAGTAGGCTGCGGCGGGAATTCAAGGATCTGCTGGAATTGGTAGTGTTGCCAGGAACCGCCATTTTTCTTCCTTGGCCTTGGTGTTTCCGATTCTACCGCTATTGTAGCCAGCAATCCTGGTTGTATCGGGCGTTGACGGAGCAGTCCCTGGCGGCGGCCCGGAAAATCATCCCTATAGATGATCCCGCCCGCTGGTGCGCAACTTACCGGTTAACCCAGTTAGTGGATCATGGCGATTTGTATCTTTCCCGTTTTCGCTCGGATCGCTGGTTGAGAAAATATCTCGACCTTACTGGAGCGAATTGGCCTAAGCACCCCTCCTTCTTGGCCATTACCTTCCATTGGGGAACGGGATTGTGGTCGCTGCGCCATCTGCGCAGCCACGGGATAGCTACGGCCTTTTTATCCGCCCGCTTTGATAAAAGCAGCTTTGTTAAACGGCGGATAGCATATTATTATTCCCGCTTGCGGACGAGGGAAGTGGAAAGAGCGGGGTTAACCAAAGTGATTTATAAAGGGGGCAGCGTGCCTCGTCTTCTGGAAGCTTTTCGCCAGGGGAAAGCGGTGGCGGCGCTGATTGATGTGCCTCCCCGCGAAGTGGGGACGTGTTTGCCTGTTACCCTTTTTCAACGCCGGGCTTGGTGGCCCAGCGGGTTGATAGGGCTAGCGGTAAGAGAGCATATCCCGGTAGTGGCTTTCACGGTGGCTCTGGACCCGGAGACGGGACGGCGGTGTTTGCATATTACGGCGCCCCTACCCGCCCATGATCCCCAGCAACTCGCGGAAGTCTTGGCGGGCTACTTTTCTGAGGCAATGTCACGGGATTCCCCAGCTTGGCATTTTTGGTGGTTAGTGGAAGAATTTTTTAAATACGAAATTTAG
- a CDS encoding acyltransferase, translating into MSDFQGFPPFAEHYPGVDKLGKNCRISPTVSVMRIGRPCLDRGIFLGDEVVLFDYVRLVLGDLGLSPETKLILGNRAIINVGSYLSGEGGLIIGDEVLVGPHVRILSAGHQIHGGSSSIARNPITHQPIHIGKGAWIGAGSTLLQGITVGEGGVVGAGSVVTKSVPPHAVVVGNPARIKRYRRGHGVGKGWRFCWRKQ; encoded by the coding sequence ATGAGTGATTTTCAGGGCTTTCCTCCTTTTGCCGAGCATTACCCTGGGGTCGACAAACTCGGCAAAAATTGCCGGATTAGCCCCACTGTCAGTGTCATGCGAATAGGCCGTCCATGCCTGGATAGAGGGATTTTTCTTGGGGATGAGGTGGTTTTGTTTGATTATGTCCGCTTAGTGTTAGGTGATCTGGGATTATCACCGGAAACTAAATTGATCCTAGGTAATCGGGCCATTATCAATGTGGGGAGCTATCTTTCTGGCGAAGGGGGCCTCATCATTGGGGATGAGGTGTTGGTGGGCCCCCATGTGCGGATTTTATCCGCGGGTCATCAAATCCATGGGGGGAGCTCTTCCATTGCTCGTAACCCCATTACCCACCAACCCATTCATATTGGCAAAGGCGCCTGGATTGGGGCAGGCAGCACCCTCTTGCAAGGTATTACCGTCGGGGAGGGAGGCGTGGTGGGCGCTGGCAGCGTAGTGACCAAAAGTGTTCCTCCCCATGCCGTTGTTGTCGGTAATCCCGCGCGGATCAAGCGTTACCGGCGCGGCCATGGTGTTGGCAAGGGGTGGCGTTTTTGTTGGCGCAAGCAGTAA
- the nikB gene encoding nickel ABC transporter permease, producing MQYFFLSRLLSAVVVVLGVACLVFLLIHFIPGDPVEVMLGEGAQPADRQALRQVLGLDRPLLVQLGQFLQGLAQLDLGTSLYSQRPVMELLAERLPATVELALAALLVAILIAFPLGVLAAVRRGTIWDRAASAFALLGVSVPNFWLGPMLILVFSIGLGWFPVSGRAGLSSLVLPALTLGSALAAILSRMVRAALLEVLGEDYIRTAKAKGLSARRVIWWHGLRNALLPLITVLGLQLGALLGGAVITEVVFSWPGIGQLTIESIQRRDYPVVQGCVLLISLSYVAINTLTDLIYGWADPRVRLGIGE from the coding sequence ATGCAATATTTTTTCCTAAGCCGGCTGCTAAGCGCGGTGGTCGTGGTGCTTGGCGTGGCTTGCCTCGTTTTTTTGCTCATCCATTTTATTCCGGGTGATCCCGTGGAGGTTATGTTAGGGGAGGGCGCGCAGCCTGCTGATCGGCAAGCATTACGCCAAGTTTTAGGGCTGGATCGTCCCTTGCTGGTGCAATTGGGGCAATTTCTCCAAGGGTTAGCCCAATTGGATTTAGGGACTTCACTTTATTCTCAGCGGCCAGTGATGGAATTGCTGGCCGAACGTTTACCAGCAACCGTGGAACTGGCTCTAGCGGCGCTGTTAGTGGCGATACTGATTGCTTTTCCTCTGGGGGTATTGGCGGCGGTGCGCCGGGGGACCATTTGGGATCGGGCGGCGAGCGCCTTTGCCTTGCTCGGAGTTTCAGTGCCCAATTTCTGGCTGGGACCCATGCTGATCCTGGTTTTCTCCATCGGCTTAGGCTGGTTTCCAGTCAGCGGGCGGGCCGGGCTGAGTTCTTTGGTGTTGCCGGCCCTAACCCTGGGGAGCGCCCTGGCCGCCATTCTTTCCCGGATGGTGCGTGCTGCTCTGCTGGAAGTTTTGGGAGAAGACTATATCCGCACGGCAAAGGCCAAGGGTTTGTCGGCAAGGCGGGTAATATGGTGGCATGGGCTGCGCAATGCCTTGCTTCCGCTCATTACGGTGCTGGGTCTGCAACTAGGCGCTTTACTAGGAGGGGCCGTTATTACCGAAGTGGTATTTTCCTGGCCGGGAATCGGTCAACTTACGATAGAGTCTATTCAACGGCGGGATTATCCTGTGGTGCAAGGGTGCGTGCTGTTGATTAGCCTGTCTTATGTGGCCATCAATACCTTAACGGATCTTATTTATGGCTGGGCCGATCCGCGGGTGCGATTAGGCATTGGAGAATGA
- a CDS encoding ABC transporter ATP-binding protein, translated as MRGKGEYASHPVLQDISLEVYQGETLGIIGENGAGKSTLLKHIAGVVKPSSGKVWVSGRIGALLELGAGFHPEYTGRENLQLSGALMGMSDAELQDKLAGIIEFADIGDYIDEPIKHYSSGMVVRLGFALITASRPDLLITDEVLAVGDESFQKKCTRWMEDYLGNGGTLLLCSHSMFHVQKLCQKACWIKEGRMVSYGEAFQVTQAYLAYHEEKSRQEVRPQAALSAAAYQVKVVWLQGEKEGGLAVIPMGEDLEVRGEVYSPDDRAPTVAVGIIRINGTEIYGFTSDVDGVVLKRQQPTCFAFALTFPRLALLPGRYKLCTHAMDPEGMRLFDVVEREFQVVGQTRELGVCRLAHEWRENPP; from the coding sequence TTGCGGGGAAAGGGGGAATATGCCAGTCATCCCGTACTCCAGGATATCTCCCTGGAAGTTTATCAAGGGGAAACCCTGGGGATTATCGGTGAGAACGGCGCGGGTAAATCCACTTTGCTCAAGCATATTGCCGGCGTGGTTAAACCTTCTTCCGGCAAGGTGTGGGTCTCTGGCCGGATTGGCGCTTTGCTGGAGTTGGGCGCAGGCTTTCATCCCGAGTACACAGGGCGAGAAAATCTACAGCTTTCCGGCGCCTTGATGGGCATGAGCGATGCCGAACTGCAGGATAAATTGGCGGGAATTATCGAGTTTGCGGATATCGGCGATTATATTGACGAGCCTATTAAACACTACTCCTCCGGCATGGTGGTACGGCTTGGGTTTGCCTTGATTACCGCGTCACGACCTGATTTGCTCATTACTGATGAAGTCCTGGCGGTGGGCGATGAGTCGTTTCAGAAAAAATGCACCCGCTGGATGGAAGACTACCTTGGTAATGGCGGAACCTTGCTGCTGTGTTCCCATAGCATGTTCCATGTCCAGAAACTTTGCCAGAAAGCGTGCTGGATAAAGGAAGGGCGTATGGTGTCCTATGGCGAAGCGTTTCAGGTGACCCAAGCATACCTGGCTTACCATGAGGAGAAGTCCCGCCAGGAAGTTCGCCCCCAGGCCGCTTTATCGGCTGCGGCTTACCAGGTAAAGGTTGTATGGCTGCAAGGGGAAAAAGAGGGAGGGCTGGCGGTGATTCCCATGGGGGAAGATCTTGAGGTTAGAGGTGAGGTCTATTCTCCCGATGATAGGGCACCGACTGTGGCGGTGGGGATTATACGGATCAATGGCACCGAAATTTATGGCTTTACCTCCGATGTGGATGGGGTTGTGCTGAAACGTCAACAGCCCACCTGTTTTGCTTTTGCGCTGACTTTTCCCCGGCTGGCGCTTTTGCCGGGTAGGTACAAACTTTGCACCCATGCCATGGACCCCGAGGGAATGCGGTTGTTCGATGTGGTGGAAAGGGAGTTTCAGGTGGTGGGCCAGACTCGCGAGCTGGGGGTGTGCCGCCTGGCGCATGAGTGGCGAGAAAATCCACCTTAG
- a CDS encoding transposase has protein sequence MSGWAPAGQKLYADVKGKREKRTNLLMAQRGKEWLAPFVFTGSCTGKTVNAWIEKFLLKELDLPSIVVIDNAPVHNKKTMRSLLKKHGHAMLALPPYSPDFNPIEQSFSAMKKCREGMPVETTVEELIISYS, from the coding sequence TTGAGCGGCTGGGCGCCAGCCGGGCAAAAACTCTACGCTGATGTCAAAGGAAAGCGGGAAAAGCGAACCAATTTACTTATGGCTCAGCGCGGCAAAGAATGGCTGGCACCGTTTGTTTTTACAGGCTCTTGTACAGGAAAAACGGTGAATGCGTGGATAGAGAAATTTCTGCTCAAAGAGCTGGATCTCCCCAGCATTGTGGTCATAGATAATGCGCCCGTGCACAACAAAAAGACAATGCGCTCACTTCTCAAAAAACATGGCCATGCCATGCTGGCTTTGCCACCTTATTCTCCAGATTTTAATCCCATCGAACAATCCTTTAGCGCCATGAAAAAATGCCGCGAAGGCATGCCCGTAGAAACAACCGTTGAAGAACTCATAATCTCCTATTCTTAA
- a CDS encoding ABC transporter permease, producing the protein MLIWRHRALFRRFLAREIKSRYLGSISGYFWVLVQPLAQLALYSLVFTTIFKVRFPELEQHSFVEFVAIALWPWVAFHEGVMRATTAITNNAGLIRKIALPHELLVYAAVGGSYIVHGVGFLLVLGVLTMLSAELFLNTLPLVLGLWGLLLLLTLGIALILSALQVFLKDIEHLLAPVFMLLFYASPILYPLSLVPDPFHTLIMANPLSYFLDRLRALLMFGEWVPSGADILALLGSGLIFIVGLRLFRRCAGRFEEFL; encoded by the coding sequence ATGTTAATATGGCGACATCGTGCCCTTTTCCGGCGTTTTCTGGCGCGGGAAATTAAAAGCCGGTATCTTGGCAGTATCAGCGGTTATTTCTGGGTTCTGGTTCAGCCGCTGGCCCAGCTCGCTTTGTATTCCCTGGTTTTTACCACTATTTTTAAGGTTCGCTTTCCGGAGCTCGAGCAGCACAGCTTTGTGGAGTTTGTCGCCATTGCCCTATGGCCTTGGGTCGCCTTTCATGAGGGGGTTATGCGGGCAACGACGGCGATCACTAATAATGCGGGGCTGATTAGAAAAATTGCCCTGCCCCATGAGCTGCTGGTGTATGCGGCGGTGGGCGGCAGCTATATCGTCCATGGAGTAGGCTTTTTGCTGGTGTTAGGGGTGCTCACGATGCTTAGTGCCGAGTTGTTTCTGAATACTTTGCCGCTGGTGTTGGGGTTGTGGGGGCTACTTTTGTTGCTGACCCTGGGGATAGCCCTGATTCTGTCGGCGCTGCAAGTTTTTTTGAAAGATATTGAACATCTGCTTGCCCCGGTGTTCATGCTTTTATTTTACGCTTCGCCGATTTTATATCCCCTCTCGTTAGTGCCAGACCCTTTCCATACCTTGATTATGGCTAATCCCTTGAGCTATTTCCTCGACCGTTTACGGGCCTTGCTGATGTTTGGGGAGTGGGTTCCCAGTGGAGCCGATATCCTGGCATTGCTGGGCAGTGGGCTGATCTTTATAGTGGGATTGCGATTGTTCCGGCGTTGTGCCGGCCGGTTCGAGGAATTTTTATAG
- a CDS encoding IS630 transposase-related protein, whose protein sequence is MLSLGMTYQTPHRIAVLSFIEDGGGKVEAARIFKVSRDTIYRWLRLDEIAPKPPPKMRHRKIDKDALCAHVKKYPDMFLRERAAVFGVHTSSMGHALSKIKISKKRAPLFRAKLYEKAEVFTPPAQDD, encoded by the coding sequence ATGTTATCATTAGGGATGACTTATCAAACGCCCCATAGGATAGCTGTCTTATCCTTTATCGAAGACGGTGGTGGCAAGGTTGAAGCTGCCAGAATTTTCAAAGTATCCCGTGACACGATTTATCGTTGGCTTAGGCTTGATGAGATTGCTCCGAAACCACCGCCAAAAATGCGTCATCGCAAGATCGACAAGGATGCCTTATGTGCCCATGTTAAGAAGTATCCTGATATGTTCTTACGTGAACGTGCGGCTGTATTTGGTGTCCACACGAGTTCAATGGGGCATGCTTTATCAAAGATAAAAATCAGTAAAAAAAGAGCGCCGTTATTTAGAGCGAAGCTTTATGAAAAGGCAGAGGTTTTTACGCCGCCTGCGCAAGATGATTAA